One Azospirillum brasilense DNA window includes the following coding sequences:
- a CDS encoding sigma-54 interaction domain-containing protein: MSLEPNFEHLRARAVESLFQHLADACVGLIVVDRDARIAWIGDRYLELLGYSGNPEDALGRPVEDVIPNSQMRHVVESGQTMLLDLMDIKERTIVVTRLPLRDEDGTLIGAIGFALFDRADRLRPLMSKYQKLQEELTRARQELAQERRAKYSLSQMIGNSDSMREVKRLARRAAQLDSTVLLLGETGTGKELLAHGIHAASPRANAPFVGVNVAAIPENLLESELFGVAPGAYTGADRKMREGKFQLADGGTLFLDEIGDMPLPLQAKLLRVLQEREFEAVGSNKVVRVDLRVIAATSRDLDALVRERQFRADLYYRLNVVPITLPPLRDRTEDIGSIADRILDELAFTTAAPSRELTAGAIAVLEDYDWPGNVRELRNVLERVSAMTDDAVLTADHIRGALPRAAGPAGSGERLAEGGDRPLSDVLKDTERAAIVGALSRTGGVKAKAAKLLGISRASLYERMQALGIKEDTQGAV, translated from the coding sequence ATGAGCCTCGAACCGAACTTCGAACATCTGCGGGCCAGGGCCGTGGAGTCGCTGTTCCAGCATCTGGCGGACGCCTGCGTCGGGCTGATCGTCGTCGACCGGGACGCGCGGATCGCCTGGATCGGCGACCGTTATCTGGAGTTGTTGGGCTATTCCGGCAACCCCGAGGACGCGCTGGGCCGCCCGGTGGAGGATGTCATCCCCAACAGCCAGATGCGCCATGTGGTGGAGAGCGGTCAGACCATGCTGCTCGACCTGATGGACATCAAGGAGCGGACCATCGTGGTCACCCGCCTGCCGCTGCGCGACGAGGACGGGACGCTGATCGGGGCCATCGGCTTCGCGCTGTTCGACCGGGCCGACCGGCTGCGCCCGCTGATGTCGAAGTACCAGAAGCTCCAGGAGGAGCTGACCCGCGCCCGGCAGGAACTGGCGCAGGAGCGGCGCGCGAAATATTCCCTGTCGCAGATGATCGGCAACAGCGATTCCATGCGCGAGGTGAAGCGCTTGGCCCGCCGCGCCGCACAGCTCGACAGCACCGTCCTGCTGCTGGGCGAGACCGGCACCGGCAAGGAGCTGCTGGCCCACGGCATCCACGCCGCCAGCCCGCGCGCCAACGCACCTTTCGTCGGGGTGAACGTCGCGGCGATCCCGGAGAACCTCCTGGAATCGGAGCTGTTCGGCGTCGCCCCCGGCGCCTACACCGGCGCCGACCGCAAGATGCGCGAGGGCAAGTTCCAGTTGGCCGACGGCGGCACCCTGTTCCTGGACGAGATCGGCGACATGCCGCTGCCGCTCCAGGCCAAGCTGCTGCGCGTGCTCCAGGAGCGGGAGTTCGAGGCGGTCGGTTCGAACAAGGTGGTGCGCGTCGATCTGCGCGTCATCGCGGCGACCAGCCGCGACCTCGACGCCCTGGTCCGCGAGCGGCAGTTCCGCGCCGACCTCTATTACCGTTTGAACGTGGTTCCGATCACCCTGCCGCCGTTGCGCGACCGGACGGAGGACATCGGCAGCATCGCCGACCGCATCCTCGACGAGCTGGCCTTCACCACCGCCGCCCCGTCGCGGGAGCTGACCGCCGGGGCGATCGCCGTGCTGGAGGATTACGACTGGCCGGGCAATGTGCGGGAGTTGCGCAACGTGCTGGAACGGGTGTCGGCGATGACCGACGACGCGGTCCTGACCGCCGATCACATCCGCGGCGCCCTGCCGCGCGCGGCGGGTCCCGCCGGTTCGGGCGAGCGGCTGGCGGAGGGCGGCGACCGTCCCTTGAGCGACGTGCTGAAGGACACGGAGCGCGCGGCCATCGTCGGCGCCCTGTCGCGCACCGGCGGGGTGAAGGCGAAGGCCGCCAAGCTGCTGGGGATTTCGCGCGCCTCGCTCTACGAGCGGATGCAGGCGCTGGGAATCAAGGAGGACACGCAGGGGGCGGTGTGA